In Pseudoliparis swirei isolate HS2019 ecotype Mariana Trench chromosome 11, NWPU_hadal_v1, whole genome shotgun sequence, a genomic segment contains:
- the cd109 gene encoding CD109 antigen isoform X3 has product MREPSLWSVTIYGSTQFSFSNALLEGNSGGVHVAVCVTDNSTRFSVNQSVEVQHTRKTFQLAFRDSPPTLKPSLLFTTKLRISRYDGKPLGAQDLTHSAVIEVTQTSSTMKTEATTLTLAVPEDGDIHVQFKLRERVGRLFILARFQSSEETLTVDNTPSSPSDSYIQISPNDTLPAQIGLPLQIDVRSTFQPTELHFVVSSRGQVVAAGTQNASSFSLTPTVSWSPLACVTVYCILPDGEVAMDTAHIHINQHNYGSLSWSTDKAQPGEQVSLTVTGLEPRSQLGIVVIGAHDDAPQGPLDLKVEQECNIRMLTNARLYQNNKPGGPTHDGDVLTVDKYWSRWMDATESLLWFDTSVSDETWTSGNIKVPDGVASLRAFALVMSDTLSLKFTRVPQKLAVSKDFSLTLDVPSYLIRGEEIVLEVNIINHLEHDIEVIVLLAQSEAFEFVLADKGDVSVVNAQKLIMGSHVSASALFPIRPSGLGEMEICVDAVSAEASDSLVWRVLVKPEGVEQSFSETLFLEMEPTKYNSSRSLSFSYPPDLVAGSQRAHVAVVGDILAFSISNLDSLVQMPLGCGEQNMIHFAPCIYVLQYLDNLIGNEEIRSRALIYMMDGYQRQLSYQRDDGSFSAFGASDTSGSTWLTAFVLRCFLQAQRYMQVDQSVLTRALTWLLKHQGPQGEFSEVGRLISTEMQGGLDGGSVGLTAYVLMALLEDDSYVETHPGNVSLAQRYLENKVSSGAVVSNYSLSLVAYTLALASSPVAGAALDELHRRADYRDGVMTWGSSAGLESHDWQTRSAQIEMASYVLLALYRRGSLVEGIELLKWLSKQRNHLGGYGTTQDTVVALQALAFYAAFSGATAIDLRLKVSSPTSPFVSHFSINSSTYLTLERQEINSDKDLNLHIYMEGRGFAILQMNVFYNLETKAFSQSLQRAKDEGAFSLTVDVTVEMDHNHMLLVICTGLKDSQLISHTGMVILDVGLLSGFSLSPGAAALTGLIRKVEILPEKVSLYLDSLNKSEVCIRLPLIRDYKVARVQDAVVHVYDFYEPTRKAKRTYNSDALQNMNLSIFCGETYELCRPGITISVTSPLLSHSVSSAAYSFICICLGVTASYGVV; this is encoded by the exons ATGCGAGAGCCTTCACTGTGGAGCGTCACG ATCTATGGGTCGACACAGTTTTCCTTCAGCAACGCTCTGCTGGAAGGAAACAGCGGTGGTGTACATGTTGCTGTCTGCGTCACTGACAACTCCACaa GATTTAGTGTGAATCAAAGCGTTGAGGTCCAGCACACAAGGAAAACCTTCCAGCTGGCGTTCCGTGATTCGCCGCCTACACTCAAGCCATCTTTACTCTTCACTACAAAA CTGAGGATCTCAAGATATGACGGAAAGCCGCTCGGCGCTCAGGATCTGACTCACTCTGCCGTGATTGAAGTCACTCAGACGTCATCCACGATGAAGACTGAAGCTACGACTCTGACACTTGCCGTGCCGGAGGACGGGGACATCCACGTTCAGTTCAAGTTACGGGAGCGAGTCGGGAGGCTTTTTATCCTG GCACGATTCCAGTCCAGTGAGGAGACTCTGACTGTCGACAACACCCCCTCCTCTCCGAGTGACTCCTACATACAGATCTCCCCAAATGACACCTTACCTGCACAG ATTGGATTGCCTCTTCAGATCGATGTACGGAGCACCTTTCAACCAACTGAGCTGCACTTTGTG GTGAGCTCTAGAGGTCAAGTGGTGGCCGCCGGGACCCAGAatgcctcctctttttctctgacCCCAACAGTGTCCTGGTCCCCTTTGGCCTGCGTCACCGTCTACTGCATCCTCCCTGACGGAGAGGTCGCCATGGACACAGCGCACATCCACATCAACCAACACAACTAT GGCTCTCTGAGCTGGAGCACCGATAAAGCTCAGCCAGGTGAGCAGGTGTCGCTCACCGTGACGGGGCTGGAGCCCAGATCCCAGTTGGGAATCGTGGTGATCGGGGCGCACGACGACGCTCCGCAGGGTCCCCTCGACTTAAAAGTGGAGCAG GAATGTAACATTAGGATGCTGACCAATGCCAGACTATATCAGAACAACAAGCCTGGTGGACCTACACATG ACGGGGATGTCCTCACGGTAGATAAGTATTGGAGCCGTTGGATGGATGCCACTGAATCCTTGCTGTGGTTCGACACTAGTGTTAG TGATGAAACGTGGACCAGTGGGAACATAAAGGTGCCGGACGGCGTCGCGTCTTTGAGAGCTTTTGCACTGGTGATGTCGGACACCCTGAGTCTGAAATTCACTCGTGTGCCACAAAAG CTGGCCGTGTCCAAAGATTTTTCCTTGACTCTGGATGTCCCATCATACCtaatcagaggagaggagattgtGCTGGAGGTGAACATCATCAACCATTTAGAGCATGACATAGAG GTAATTGTGCTGTTAGCCCAGAGTGAGGCCTTCGAGTTTGTTTTGGCAGACAAAGGGGATGTCTCGGTGGTAAATGCCCAAAAGCTCATCATGGGGAGTCATGTGTCTGCTTCAGCGCTGTTCCCTATAAGACCCTCAGGTCTGGGAGAGATGGAAATATGTGTGGATGCCGTATCCGCGGAGGCCTCAGACAGCCTTGTTTGGAGAGTGCTTGTAAAG CCCGAGGGAGTTGAACAGTCCTTCTCTGAGACTCTGTTCCTGGAGATGGAACCAACGAAATACAACAGCTCCAgatccctctccttctcctatCCACCAGATTTGGTAGCGGGCAGCCAGAGGGCCCATGTGGCGGTGGTTG GGGACATCTTGGCCTTCTCCATCAGCAACTTGGATTCGCTGGTTCAGATGCCTCTTGGTTGTGGGGAGCAGAACATGATCCACTTTGCTCCATGTATTTATGTTCTCCAGTACCTGGACAATTTAATTGGCAATGAAGAGATCAGGAGCCGGGCTCTGATCTACATGATGGACG GATACCAGAGACAACTGTCCTACCAACGAGACGATGGTTCATTCAGCGCTTTTGGAGCCAGCGACACGTCCGGCAGCACATG GTTGACGGCCTTCGTGCTGAGGTGCTTCCTCCAGGCTCAGCGCTACATGCAGGTGGACCAGAGTGTCCTGACCAGAGCCCTGACGTGGCTCTTGAAACACCAGGGGCCTCAGGGTGAGTTCAGTGAGGTGGGCAGGTTGATCTCCACGGAGATGCAGGGAGGACTGGACGGCGGTTCAGTGGGACTCACTGCCTACGTTCTGATGGCGCTGCTGGAGGACGACAGCTACGTG GAAACGCACCCGGGCAACGTGTCCCTGGCTCAGAGATACCTGGAGAACAAGGTGTCCAGTGGCGCGGTGGTCAGTAACTACAGCCTGAGCCTGGTGGCCTACACCTTGGCTCTGGCCAGTAGTCCTGTGGCGGGCGCTGCCCTGGATGAGCTCCACAGGAGAGCCGACTACAGAG ATGGAGTCATGACGTGGGGATCCTCGGCTGgcctggagtcacatgactggcAGACGCGCTCGGCACAGATCGAGATGGCCTCTTATGTGCTGCTGGCTCTGTACCGGCGGGGCAGCTTGGTGGAGGGCATTGAGCTGTTGAAGTGGTTAAGCAAGCAGAGAAACCATCTGGGAGGCTACGGGACGACACAG GACACGGTGGTGGCCCTCCAAGCTCTGGCTTTTTACGCTGCCTTTAGCGGCGCCACCGCCATCGACCTCCGGCTCAAAGTATCTTCCCCAACGTCTCCGTTCGTGTCACATTTTAGCATCAACTCCAGCACCTATCTGACGTTAGAGCGCCAAGAG ATCAATTCTGACAAAGATCTAAACCTACATATATACATGGAGGGAAGAGGATTTGCAATACTTCAG ATGAATGTCTTTTACAACTTGGAGACCAAAGCTTTTTCACAGAGCCTGCAGCGTGCCAAAGACGAGGGGGCTTTCTCATTAACTGTTGATGTTACTGTTGAAATGGACCACAATCACATGCTGCTCGTGATATGCACCGG GTTGAAGGACAGTCAGCTGATATCTCACACGGGCATGGTCATATTGGACGTGGGCCTGCTCAGTGGCTTCAGTCTCTCTCCTGGAGCTGCTGCCCTGACGGGTCTCATCAGGAAAGTGGAGATACTTCCTGAGAAAGTCAGCCTCTACCTAGATTCA CTGAACAAGTCGGAGGTGTGCATCAGACTTCCTCTCATCAGAGATTACAAAGTGGCTCGCGTACAGGATGCTGTGGTCCATGTCTACGACTTCTACGAACCCA CGAGAAAGGCAAAGAGGACCTACAACTCCGATGCTCTGCAGAACATGAATCTGTCCATCTTCTGCGGTGAAACGTATGAGCTCTGTAGGCCGGGAATCACCATCAGCGTGACCTCCCCActgctctctcactctgtgaGCAGTGCCGCCTACAGCTTCATTTGCATATGTCTTGGAGTCACTGCTTCTTATGGTGTAGTCTAA